GAAAAAATGAGCGGTCCCTAAATAACCTTCGGTGGAGCTGTGTCCAAAGCCAACAGCAAATATCTTGATCACAGATAGAGAATACATGCAGTAGGACCCTTATACGTCAGGAAGATTTGGAAATACAACATATGTCGACATCAAGCAATCGTCAGTGACTATATGAGGTTAGTAAATTTGGCAGTGCCAAATATCTGTGTACATCTGTAGAAATGTTGACTTTACTGAACACTGAGATACTTAAGTTGAAGCTGAACCATTGCAACTGTCACTCTGATGTCTACGCCAATTTACAAAAAGAGTAAATAATTCTATCATCAATGTATTAGTTAAATTATGAATTAAGCAAATTGTTCAACGCCACTGTTTCCATGTCAATGTGGCGTACGCGTTTGTTGCATGAGTGATGACTTGCTGCGTGGAAATGCTCTAATGCACGTGTAGCCTCGTGTACGGCTTGTGTAGCCACGGGCGAAGAACTGCATAGCGATTGTCCGCTTGGGTTGAAACTGAAACAATTTTAAGAATCTTTGATCGTTTCTGCTTCCATTGCTCTGTGCTACCTGGGTATTAATACAGTCAACTCGGCGATTGGGATTTACACCATTCGAGCATAAATCGTAGAGTGTTTAAACATAAATTCTTtagtgttgtgaaatagcacgGCAGTGTCTTTGTGCAAAGTACTGGTTGGAATGCTAATAAAGTGTAAAATATCACTTTGCAGAGGACGCATAGAGAGTTATCTTTGCTTGCCGTCTATAAAGGCATGCTTCTGTAAAGTCAGTTgtaattgtccccgaggctgtctttcgcccactTTAAGCGATGCATTCATTgtttcgcttcgataaagtttgtgtgtgatgtgtgatagcgagcgtacgagcgtgagtgcttcacgaactctccagcgtgtggaggggtcgcagtcagaaaaatgtaacaacttagttcggttattgaaccaatctttttgagattggggattcggccgagcggttttgtctgtagCTTCTACGCTAGGCGACTagatgccgtacgttgtgaacCTTTAAGCAAACCTTCCCACCTGCACATACAATTCACTCGTATCGAGTGGGCTTCGTACTACCTTACGGACGAATTGTTAGATGTTTGGATTGATGCTCAATGAACACGATTGCAACTCATTTAAGACAGTTTGATTGTGaactaatgtcggtttaatctgctaATGTAAGCTCATCTCCTTTTCTCTTTAAGCAAGGCACTTGcttttgtgagtaatttgtaatattgcaagattcagctatagggcacccaacacttttgagaaatttgaaaaatataaagatccaattcttccaaattagttccaatcatgatAATGAATAAATATCCAAAAGCGAAacgttttgtaacattttaaccCTTGTTGCTCAATCAAAAAACACCGATTCCTCTGATGAAGATTCTTATCAATAGTAAGTTTCTGAGTTAACATTTACTGGACTTTAGAaaataaaggtcaaaggtcaaagtttgGGCCCCGTTACTGAGCTGCACACGCAaataaaattaactttaaacAACCTAATGCACTACACAGATATGGCGTCCGAGAATGAATGTAGCTGCGGTACAACTTGGCGAATTGTAGAATGGCAACCTTTTCCAGAAGAAGAGGGTGCAACACCAGGTATACGACGTTCCCTCAGGAAGGCGGATATATTTGTGGTAAAGTTAAAAACCTCTACATTTGATGTCAATTAAAAACTCGTGAAGAATCACAAAGGAATCAGCTCGATTTACCTATTTTGTCATCATTGTCCTTATGTCACGAATACCTGATGACCCTTGTGAAAAAGCAATGTGTCAGTGTTACCATTAAATTACCCATGGAATCTTTATTAGTTGTTCAAGAATAATTCGAAATAGAAATATTGCACTGCAGAAGTGTATAGTAGTACATTTACATTATGTATTTATTGAAGCTATGAAGTCATATTGTGAATAGATGGAAAAGCATAGTTGTCATGTTCTGTTGCCTTTAGTTGAAAAAATTATCTGCAGCGATATTTGTTACTCACGTTAAATCTTtatgaaaaaagttgaaatcaaaGAACGAAGtttatatttatcattattattgatAATTATCATTCATCTTCGATTGAGCGAAAGTaaatttatttgatgaaatgaaTGTCTAGCGTTGATGTTTGATGTCTAGCATTGATGACATTTATGGAGTTCACGACATCGAACTATAAAGTAaggtaattttttgacaataaaaTATACTGAAAATCCCTTCAATTGACAGAGGGTACATAggttcaatatatatatatatatatatatatatatatatatatatatatatatatatatatatatatatatatatatatatatatatagatagatagatagatagatagatagatagatagatagatagatatatatatatatatatatatatatatatatatataatatatatatatatatatatatatatatatatatatatatatatatatatatatatatatataatatatatcgaAATCGAACTGAACATGCAGATTCGAGATTTCATTCTCGTATAATTTGTTCAAGGCATATGAAATCGAAGTCATTAAGAAGCAGAGAAAGTACACTATATTTAGGAGATTCAGCCAATTCTATGAGTTGAATCAAAAGGTTGGTTTtcttcttgtttgttttttctttaaaatgaaacagCAATGCAGGTTATATGCCTTCTTAAATGCGAAACACTCTATAACAGTGACTGTGACATTTTATTAGCGAAATTTGTgttcagtttgtttatttttgtgaacataGTAACAGttgttttcctattttaaagTCTCCCACAGTAAAATCAGTCAAGCAGAAGTGAGTGTCATATTGATTTGATATTCTCTCATATTGTGTCACTTTCAATCCTATAAACGTGCTGGCTAAATCCTCCTGTCTTAGCTGGGTAATTTAGCTCATTACTGTCACCAGATGGTTTTTGCATCGCACTGCTATGTCTCTGCACTACAATAAGTATCTTTATTTGATCATAGGCCAGTAGAAaacataaaagtttattttaattggCCTAACGTGTAAACATGTGCATTTCAAGAATTATATTCAATATGCTGCTCGTTCGTGACCATCATAAAAGCCGTCGACTTCTACTTAGGACTTAAATAATATCACACTACACCTATCCAAAATTGAAACGAAATGTGTCATACCTGATTTCGTCAGTGTTTTTTCGTTTCTTGGACCTGGTGATTTACTTGCCTTATATGATAACGATTGCTGGAATTGGTTTGATGTCTAATAGCTTGTAATTACTAATAACTTCTTGATCATCTGTACTTATTATTCTCGACAGATAAAACCCCGCTGTGAACACATCGTGCTGTCTTTTCCACCGAGGACATTTATGCAACCCCTCGATAAAGGTTTGtgtaatatttaaaaactaGGTTCAAAATTTCGATAAAGTGACATTATCCTCCACCAACTTAATTTATTATCAAGGGAGCCCCTGAAATTCTACTGAACAATGTACGTTTAAAGAAGAAGACTAGCGATAGATTTAAATGAGTTGGATTAGAAATGTAGGGGAAAATACGATGATTTTTACTTCGTCTTTTCTTCTAATTTACAATAAATGTTCTGTGTAACAACTTTGTGTATGGAAATTTCAACGAAATTGTTATCTTTAAGGGCCTTTATACTAAACGACACTTGCATTTAGTGTATACTGTTGGTAACTTAATGGTCTTTCAAAGTCTATTGCAGATTCTTCAAGTCCTTTAGCACATGTCTTTATTATTGTCACTTTCGGCCTAcgttttcaaaaatgttcattaCAGACTTTCTAATTTATGTAATCATTATTGTGTAAGTATTTTATTTGGTATAAGTTCTGTATTATCTCTTGTTGAGCTAATGAGAAAatgtgttttccattgaatttcATCAGTAAAGTTTGggcagtatgcacctcgaaatcGAAAGACCTAAacctttcgctcaaacttttcaTTCATGCTATAACTTTTCATTCATGCtcaaacttttcattttcatatctCGTTCCATGTAAATTATAGttactttgtatttttatttggctACTGtcagatttgaataaatatagaCATTGCCTGAGGTAGTGAACATAGCAGAGTACTTTAAATTTTATCATACATCACTTTATATATTATAAGCAATTGACAGAAACTGCTCAATACTTTTGGCTATTTGTAGTACACCTTTCTTCTTTTGTCCCTTAATCTTTTCTCTACGTTTTTCTGTATTTCTCGGTTTATTcctctgttttctttttgttcTGACTGACAATCGGCAGACTAGCcataaatcaaaataaaaaagtccttgaaataaaatctaataaaacaaaaatggtatAACTGTCGGAGATTCAACAACAAGAATAAAAGTTAGCGTTAAGTGTGCTCGGTATGGTATGAACTTATGTGCCCTTTTCAGAGTAGGCGTTAAGTGTTATTCAAAAAAATTAAGGTTGAAATGTACCTCTATAGATCATTGTTTTCAGATATGCTTTTAATGTAGGATATATGACTTATTTTTTTCGCTTTAAATAGCTTTTGTGATGGTTGGAAACCGTTGCAATCGTTTAAAATATTATTCTCATTGTTTTTGTAGCAACACTCGACTTCAGAAAAAGGGAGCTTGATATATTCATTAAACACCTAGCTGATCACAGAGTATTGCGCAATTGGTGAGTATGACCAGTCCATTGCTCGATTGATTTTGacaatgtaaaaatgtaaagattgagactcaaataatttattttttcattctagTGAGCCAGTGAGAAATTTTTTTGCGGATGAAATCACTGATGATAACGCTCTTGTCAAAAGAGTAAGTATAACATGCATCATAGGAGATGTTTGCCGGTGTGCGTTGTTTTTACTTTGGATATTATTGTCGTCGGTTTTTGAACCACCTTTTCAGAGTTAGAGATTAAGACGTGGTTATCCGTCTTTATTTGCTAATATCGGAGCAAGGTAAATATATTAGGTACCGTACATTGTTGGTTCAAATCTGATCGACAACATTAGCATTGTGAATGTTGCGGTAATATCTGCTGTCATCATTTTTTATCACATCTGGAAAATTATACGTGAGATTAATTGTTAGGGAATGTAATCGACACGAAATAGTTCGTAATACTACGGTTAGCTGTACTGTAAAAAGCcttaagatagatagataaatagatatttattatagtgactAGTGACATTACACCAAGCCTCAACGGGCTTAttagtcactttttagaaagtGGTACAATTTCATATGAGGGACTGTGCCCAAATAcatgagaaaagaaaacattacaaaGACTTCTTGTCTTATATTATTATAGTGGGAAAAAGGTCAATCACAAAGATTAATTCTTATCGTTTTTCGTATAATATGGATTGTCTTTTCCCATAAGCCCTGGCGATAAATTTTGTCGTGCTTCgactaatttttttcaattaagtGTTCTAGTTTCTGTGTATCAGTAAGATTTTGGAAGCCATCGATATGATTTCCAGCAATACCAAATAAATtttcacgatattcattgtataaagaacaatgtatgagaaaatgaatttcatcttcaacagcattttgttcacaaaacatACACTTTCTGTCCTGTGAAGCTTCCCCTCTAAATCTTCCTGTTTCTACCCGTAATGGTAAAATTCCAAATCTAAATTGAGCCAAGAAAGAACGTTTACTACGATCCAAGTTACATGACAAATATGACTCCCTTCCGTAAAGTGATTTGAATGGTCTGTAGGTACGTAATTTTGGTAtattacttatattgtttgactaCGAGTCTGCTGCATCAACAAGGAGTTTAAAGTCCATTCACTCTATTCTCTCTGTATAATTCTTATGATCTTATGGATAAAACTGTTGGTGCTTCAAACACATTAATCATGTAGCCTGTCACAGTACTTGTTTGGTCTGCCTCTCTTTGTGCTCGTATGGAAGCTCATGGAGTACATTAAGTTTTCACCATATTATGTTTGGTAAAACTCGAACTTTTCATTGTCCCCACACTCTTAACAGGGCGATAGTGGCATTTTTCTTGCTCTTTAAAGCCTTCCCttaaattatcagat
Above is a window of Ptychodera flava strain L36383 chromosome 19, AS_Pfla_20210202, whole genome shotgun sequence DNA encoding:
- the LOC139118159 gene encoding sorting nexin-16-like; this translates as MASENECSCGTTWRIVEWQPFPEEEGATPGIRRSLRKADIFVAYEIEVIKKQRKYTIFRRFSQFYELNQKIKPRCEHIVLSFPPRTFMQPLDKATLDFRKRELDIFIKHLADHRVLRNCEPVRNFFADEITDDNALVKREVEPNQHSSDKDQPKRTTIVVHNTRVKAKICKMQIGDKNIQYNSREAADTESILSDSDEEFMKMRLE